In Oncorhynchus masou masou isolate Uvic2021 unplaced genomic scaffold, UVic_Omas_1.1 unplaced_scaffold_4724, whole genome shotgun sequence, the genomic window ctttggaccagggccctatatagtgcactactttagaccagggtcctattccctatatagtgcactactttagaccagggtcctattccctatatagtgcactactttagaccagggttctattccctatatagtgcactactttagaccagagccctatatagtacacttctttggaccagggccctatatagtgcactactttagaccagagccctatatagtgcactactttagaccagagccctatatagtacactactttagaccagagccctatatagtacacttctttggaccagggccctatatagtgcactactttagaccagagccctatatagtgcactactttagaccagagccctatatagtgcactactttagaccagagccctatatagtgcactactttagaccagagccctatatagtgcactactttagaccagagccctatatagtgcactactttagaccagagccctatatagtgcactactttagaccagagccctatatagtgcactactttagaccagagccctatatagtacacgtctttggaccagggccctatatagtgcactactttagaccagagccctatatagtgcactactttagaccagagccctatatagtacacttctttggatcagggccctatatagtgcactactttagaccagagccctatatagtgcactactttagaccagagccctatatagtgcactactttagaccagagccctatatagtacacttctttggaccagggccctatatagtgcactactttagaccagggtcctattccctatatagtgcactactttagaccagggtcctattccctatatagtgcactactttagaccagggttctattccctatatagtgcactactttagaccagagccctatatagtacacttctttggaccagggccctatatagtgcactactttagaccagagccctatatagtgcactactttagaccagagccctatatagtacactactttagaccagagccctatatagtacacttctttggaccagggccctatatagtgcactactttagaccagagccctatatagtgcactactttagaccagagccctatatagtgcactactttagaccagagccctatatagtgcactactttagaccagagccctatatagtgcactactttagaccagagccctatatagtgcactactttagaccagagccctatatagtgcactactttagaccagagccctatatagtgcactactttagaccagagccctatatagtacacgtCTTTGGACCAGGACGTCTGTTAAAAATAAACAAATCCCATTATAATAAAGATATTCCTGATGtaggctcagtcggtagagcatggcgcttgcaacgccaagcgtcgtgggttcgattcccgctagggccacccatatgtaaaagtagtggccccagccgacttgtaagtcgctttggacaaaagcgtctgctaaatgggatatattattattattattattatgtatagtGATGCAGACAACCCTGAGTCACACCAATGACTACCATCAAATACGATGATTTTTCCTACAGTTTCAAGTCTTCAAAATAAAAGACCGTACACATCAAAAAATATACATTTCAGGAATTACACATTTTAGAGGATTGTCTTATTAAAAGAAATAATGaagttgaaaaaaaaacaaaaaacaatggaTCACATTTTTTATTGTTAAAGAAATCTTCAGTTTTAGGGGCTACAAATGCTTACAAAGAAATACAATGATAAATTCTGCTCCATAAATGTTATCTGGaaacatacatttattttaaaaaaaaaaggtgaAGCTGCCAGTCCTTCTCTCCCAacttaagaaaaaaaaaaagtgacATCATTTTACAAAGCGCAATATAAAACAGGTGCTGTTCCTGTGAGGTAAATCTTAGAATCACTTAAAGACCTGTTTATTGTTTGAATGTCCATAAGACCCTGTGTTCGTCTTCAGTctctataaaataaaaaaaaacagattccATACAACAACCCAGGGACGTGTTCAGTggggcacactgtagcaaaacctTCTGGAAAAACAAGAGTCCCGGTAGTCCATGTTGCAGTCTGTTCTTCCATTTgttgcctaatgaacatgacccagttcTCAGATGACATTTTCTGTAAGCAACTTTAGTGTAaacatctctcgctctctctctctctccagctggagAATCATTTTCTTTCTTCATTGGAGCGTTCACATAGTGGCTCGTCATCGGTCCCGAATCATCACGAAGGGAGGGGGACCTGCGTGACCACATGATGTGAACAGCATCTGGACATTTGGCTGATATAAAAACGGGGAGACGAAGACGTTTGGGTGACGAGGAGACGGCAATAAGGAGGTCAATCATAAAAAGAGACATACCCTTAAAAACCCTAAACCTGGCCTCcctggtggcacagtggtctagggcactgcatcgcagcgctagctgtgccaccagagactctgggtgctctcccaggctctgtcgcagccgtccgcaaccgggaggtccatggggagaTGAACCCTGACCTACTGGGGCAGGGCGGAAACCTCTAAAGGGGCGGACTTCCTTGTTGTAGAAACCTCAGACGGGTGGAGCTCTGTCCTGTAGCAGCTTCAGGGGGAGAACTTCATAGGAACAATGTAGGAAGAGAACAGTTGAAGTCCCAGGTCCAGCTATGCACAGGCTCCATTCCTCTGTCCAGTCAGTTCAGGGTCATATTCCTTAgtgcacaccccccccccccaccaccatcaaTTTGTCTTGTTTGCTTCCTAGTGAATAGGGCCTACTTCCCTGTGAAGTTATTGTCCGCTGCTCCTGGGCCCCGagtgctctggctgctcctgggCCCCGagtgctctggctgctcctggaaccaccccccccccaccaccaccaccatcatcatcattttgTCTTGTTTGCTTCCTAGTGAATAGGGCCTACTTCCCTGTGAAGTTATTGTCCGGCTGCTCCTGGGCCCGAGTGCTCCTGGGCCCAGAGTGCTGCTGGGCCCCTGAGTGTACCACTGTTACCGCGGTTTCCTTTGGTCCACCTCAGACAGCAGGGCCTGACGGTAGGCCTCGTAGGACTTGACGATGCGCTCCAGTTCCTTCATGAAGAGCAGCTTCAACATGCCCTGGTATGTGTCCAGATCCACCAGCTGGAACAGCGCCCACTTCAGGAAGTGGTCATACCTGGAGCAGAAAGGAAAGACAGATTTGTTTATTTTACAACCAAACATGGCTGCATGTCACAATGGTAAAATATAAAAACTGGAGACACGACAGAGCTAGTGTAGATAACAAAATACTTTAGATCTGTAAACTATTTTAGCAGGTTACACCGAAGCATCTTGGCTGAGGTGAAACAATTCACTTATTATACCGTTaataaggggcggcagggtggcctagtggttagagtgtagaggaggcagggtagcctagtggttagagtgtagaggaggcagggtagcctagtggttagagtggagaggaggcagggtagcctagtggttagagtgtagaggaggcagggtagcctagtggttagagtgtagaggaggcagggtagcctagtggtcagagtggagaggaggcagggtagcctagtggtcagagtgtagaggaggcagggtagcctagtggtcagagtgtagaggaggcagggtagcctagtggtcagagtgtagaggaggcagggtagcctagtggtcagagtgtagaggcggcagggtagcctagtggtcagagtgtagaggaggcagggtggcctagtggttagagtgtagaggaggcagggtggcctagtggttagagtgtagaggaggcagggtggcctagtggttagagtgtagaggaggcagggtggcctagtggttagagtgtagaggaggcagggtggcctagtggttagagtgtagaggaggcagggtggcctagtggttagagtgtagaggaggcagggtggcctagtggttagagtgtagaggaggcagggtggcctagtggttagagtgtagaggaggcagggtggcctagtggttagagtgtagaggcggcagggtggcctagtggttagagtgtagaggcggcagggtggcctagtggttagagtgtagaggcggcagggtggcctagtggttagagtgttgaggcgGCACggtggactagtggttagagtgtagaggaggcagggtggcctagtggttagagtggagaggcggcagggtggcctagtggtgagagtggagaggcggcagggtagcctagtggttagagtggagaggcggcagggtagcctagtggttagagtgtagaggcggcagggtagcctagtggttagagtgtagaggaggcagggtagcctagtggttagagtgtagaggaggcagggtagcctagtggttagagtgtagaggaggcagggtagcctagtggttagagtgtagaggcggcagggtagcctagaggttggagtgtagaggcggcagggtagcctagtggttggagtgtagaggcggcagggtagcctagtggttagagtgtagaggaggtagggtagcctagtggttagagtgtagaggaggtagggtagcctagtggttagagtgtagaggcggcaggtagcctggtggttagagtgtagaggcggcagggtagcctagtggttagagtgtagaggaggcagggtagcctagtggttagagcgttggactagtaaccgaaaggttgcaagttcgaatccccgagctgacaaggtacaaaatctgtcgttctgcccctgaacaggcagttaacccactgttcctaggccgtcattgaaaataagaatttgttcttaactgacttgcgtagttaaataaaggttaaataaaggtccattttaatttaaaaatgcAACACCGTCTCCAATACCGttcattattttcattttttatattattacattattttTCAAATCAATCAAACCTCTGAAGTTATGAGCCAGTATATGTGAGAAATGCCAGGTACGGCCTACTCACTTGAGTGGGGCGCGGGCATACACCTGTAGCCAGTCAGGGATCTCTGCCGTGTGGTAGGGGTTGGCTGGTACCAGTACCGGATGGTCCCGCTCGGCTGGGCGAGGCCGGTATACAACGGGAGGGGGCTGGTCATATTGGAGCACGCTGGAAATGGAAAAGTACAAATAAtagaattatatatattttttaaatgtattcccTTCTTTGTTTTTAAAGGGACTACAAATTCACGGACTGTCAGTGTACAACCGGAGTGGGCTGGTCATAGTGAGGAACACTGGAATAGAAGGAGGGTTACAATGAAGAAAAGTCTGACTGAGTTTCAGTCAGTAAATCAGGctattgaaataaattcattaggccctttAATCTAAGGATtaaacatgactgggaatacagatatgaatctgttggtcactgatataaaaaaaatgatgtagcttatgcctgccccataccataacctcaccatggggcactctgttcacaacattgacatcagcaaaccgctcacccacacaacaccatacactcTGTCTGTCATCTGCCCGGTACTGTTGAAACGTGGATTCATCCATAAAGAGGACACTTCTCCAGCGAGGTCAATGGCCATCAAATGTGAGCATTTTctcactgaagtcagttacaatGCAGAACTACAGtcgggtcaagaccctggtgaggacgacgagcacgcagaggagcttcctgagacggtttctgacagatATCTGACTCATTCCGGTCTCATTcggtcccacttcacagtagaatcctcaaacaagtttctaaagactgttgacatctagtggaagacatagcaCGCACaggagcttccctgagacggtttctgacagtttgtgcagaaattcttcggttgtgcaaaaaacccacagtttcatcagctgtccggtggctggtctcagaccgtAGATGAAAAAGCCGGATGTAGAGGTCctgttggcgtggttacacgcgGTCTGTGGTTCAGaagccagttggacgtactacAAAATTCCCCAATGGGGCTTAACAGCtcttggtggacattcctgcagtcagcatacaaTTGCGCTCTcctcaaaacttaagacatctttggcatggtgttgtgtgacaaaacagcacattttagagtggccttttgtccccagcacaaggttctCTGTGtaaatgatcatactgtttaatcagcttctatacttgacaggtgtggcatatcttggcaaatgagaaatgctcactaacagggatgtaaacaaatttgtttgtttatattttttgtgtgcgtattgaacatttctgaaatctttttatttcatctcatgaaCCAACATGTcacgtttatattttggttcagcgTAGTATTGGCAGAGGCTAGAGTCAAGTTACTATATCAGAATAAAGTTATTCGACTGAACAAAATTCTCACTTTTTAAAAAGACTGAATACCAAAATGTGGGTGAGTTTcccttaggcacagatctaggatagGTGTCCCCTGCTCCAATCCTAACCATTAAataactgacccaagatcagagTTAAAGGGTAACTTCAtcttacactgtgtgtgtgtgtgtgtgtgtgtgtgtatctctctaaAACGCTACCTAGGAGCACAGTGgtggagtatctctgtctctacagtttacctaggagcacaggggtggagtatctctgtctctacagtttacctaggagcacaggggtggagtatctctgtctctacagtttacctaggagcacaggggtggagtatctctgtctacagtttacctaggagcacaggggtgggGTATCTCTgtctacagtttacctaggagcacaggggtggggtatctctgtctctacagtttacctaggagcacaagggtggagtatctctgtctctacagtttacctaggagcacaggggtggagtatctctgtctacagtttacctaggagcacaggggtggagtatctctgtctacagtttacctaggagcacaggggtggggtatctctgtctctacagtttacctaggagcacaggggtggagtatctctgtctacagtttacctaggagcacaggggtggggtatctctgtctctacagtttacctaggagcacaggggtggagtatctctgtctacagtttacctaggagcacaggggtggagtatctctgtctacagtttacctaggagcacaggggtggagtatctctgtctacagtttacctaggagcacaggggtggagtatctctgtctctacagtttacctaggagcacaggggtggagtatctctgtctctacagtttacctaggagcacaggggtggagtatctgtctctacagtttacctaggagcacaggggtggggtatctctgtctctacagtttacctaggagcacaggggtggagtatctctgtctacagtttacctaggagcacaggggtggggtatctctgtctctacagtttacctaggagcacaggggtggagtatctctgtctacagtttacctaggagcacaggggtggagtatctctgtctacagtttacctaggagcacaggggtggagtatctctgtctacagtttacctaggagcacaggggtggagtatctctgtctctacagtttacctaggagcacaggggtggagtatctgtctctacagtttacctaggagcacaggggtggagtatctctgtctacaggcacaggggcggagtatctctgtctctacagtttacctaggagcacaggggtggagtatctgtctctacagtttacctaggagcacaggggtggagtatctctgtctctacagtttacctaggagcacaggggtggagtatctctgtctctacagtttacctaggagcacaggggtggggtatctctgtctctacagtttacctaggagcacaggggtggagtatctctgtctctacagtttacctaggagcacaggggtggagtatctctgtctctacagtttacctaggagcacaggggtggagtatctgtctctacagtttacctaggagcacaggggtggagtatctgtctacagtttacctaggagcacaggggtggagtatctgtctctacagtttacctaggagcacaggggtggagtatctcTGTCTACAGGCAcggagtatctctgtctctacagtttacctaggagcacaggggtggagtatctgtctctacagtttacctaggagcacaggggtggagtatctctgtctctacagtttacctaggagcacaggggtggagtatctctgtctctacagtttacctaggagcacaggggtggggtatctctgtctctacagtttacctaggagcacaggggtggagtatctctgtctctacagtttacctaggagcacaggggtggagtatctctgtctctacagtttacctaggagcacaggggtggagtatctgtctctacagtttacctaggagcacaggggtggagtatctctgtctacagtttacctaggagcactggggtggagtatctctgtctacagtttacctaggagcacaggggtggagtatctctgtctacagtttacctaggagcacaggggt contains:
- the LOC135535284 gene encoding protein salvador homolog 1-like; its protein translation is MQSKSLGNLSSLSYEDLSLPRGWTVDWTIRGRKYYIDHNTNTTHWSHPLEREGLPPGWEKVESAEFGPYYVDHVNKRAQYRHPCAPSVLQYDQPPPVVYRPRPAERDHPVLVPANPYHTAEIPDWLQVYARAPLKYDHFLKWALFQLVDLDTYQGMLKLLFMKELERIVKSYEAYRQALLSEVDQRKPR